From Phormidium ambiguum IAM M-71, a single genomic window includes:
- a CDS encoding NmrA family NAD(P)-binding protein, translating into MTIKLMNSPDFNIDKVLLIGVTGGTGGNVVKGFLEQGITNLRATTRKIDLSRPSLAKINNAGVELFEANLDDEKSLIAAFAGISHVYCHATSADLSKADPLEIERAKRVAQIAKNANIKHFVYNSAGGAERNSGISHIEQKYQVEQILEQTGLPTTMLRACLFMEEFWKKYTRPSILKGSFPLSIQPNKPLHLITTKDLGRVAAYVMKHPEKYIGKKIELAGDLLTPQQMAAEFSQAQGMSVVHKEIPPWIFLLFLKKELFELIQWYRKKGYQADVNYLREEEFPGLLTTFKEFLQETNWANQELTYESL; encoded by the coding sequence ATGACAATAAAGCTAATGAATTCTCCTGATTTTAACATCGATAAAGTGCTGCTAATTGGTGTTACAGGTGGCACAGGTGGAAACGTAGTCAAGGGATTTTTGGAACAAGGAATAACCAATCTACGTGCTACCACCCGGAAAATCGACCTGAGCCGTCCTTCTTTAGCCAAAATAAATAATGCTGGAGTTGAATTATTTGAGGCTAATTTAGATGATGAAAAATCTTTAATAGCTGCCTTTGCAGGAATTTCCCATGTTTATTGTCATGCCACTTCTGCTGATTTGTCTAAAGCCGATCCTTTAGAAATAGAAAGAGCAAAAAGAGTTGCCCAAATTGCTAAAAATGCTAACATCAAGCATTTTGTTTATAATTCCGCAGGCGGGGCGGAAAGAAATTCAGGAATTAGTCATATTGAACAGAAATATCAAGTAGAACAAATCTTAGAACAAACAGGTTTACCAACTACTATGTTGCGCGCTTGTTTGTTCATGGAAGAATTTTGGAAAAAGTACACCAGACCATCAATTCTTAAAGGTAGTTTTCCCTTGTCTATTCAACCCAACAAACCCTTACATTTAATTACTACAAAAGATTTGGGTCGTGTTGCTGCTTATGTGATGAAGCATCCCGAAAAGTATATTGGGAAAAAGATTGAATTAGCTGGAGATCTGCTAACACCACAACAAATGGCAGCCGAGTTTTCCCAAGCGCAGGGAATGAGTGTTGTTCATAAAGAAATACCACCTTGGATTTTCTTACTTTTCCTCAAAAAAGAACTGTTTGAATTAATTCAATGGTATCGTAAAAAAGGTTATCAAGCGGATGTTAATTATTTAAGAGAAGAGGAATTTCCCGGATTGTTGACTACTTTTAAAGAATTTTTGCAAGAAACTAATTGGGCTAATCAAGAACTCACTTATGAATCTCTATAG
- a CDS encoding red chlorophyll catabolite reductase, which produces MVNPQPNLDNAVVFEQLWQITHELRQKIEARFTLHPEPSTKDLEEYTGIDSNVKGSMKTFSGSEIDWLVHSLLHNSKTGFSTMRLTTWLKPHISVPHLAFEFSSFGNILFYIDYVPRNDLLMNLDDLNRYYEPVNQTFLTLQSDSRLSPFISKSLQVRVFQSPISLCYTCSPTEDLLTLIRTISHEMVDRWLGWIDVAEAVPESMRKLLSERDLFIRRYSAESDPGNKKAEQILGNELTNKLVKALWGGDRFLT; this is translated from the coding sequence ATGGTTAATCCACAGCCAAACTTAGACAACGCCGTAGTATTTGAACAACTTTGGCAAATTACTCACGAACTGCGCCAAAAAATAGAAGCACGTTTTACACTACATCCAGAACCATCGACAAAAGATTTAGAAGAATATACTGGAATTGATTCTAATGTTAAAGGTTCAATGAAAACTTTTTCAGGTTCAGAAATTGATTGGTTGGTACATTCTTTGCTACATAACTCCAAAACTGGTTTTAGTACCATGCGGCTAACTACTTGGTTAAAACCTCATATTTCTGTTCCACATTTAGCTTTTGAATTTAGCTCTTTTGGCAATATTCTCTTTTATATTGATTACGTTCCTCGCAACGATCTTTTAATGAATTTAGATGATTTAAATCGTTACTATGAACCAGTTAATCAAACATTTTTAACATTACAATCTGATTCTCGTCTATCTCCATTTATCAGTAAAAGTTTGCAGGTTCGAGTATTTCAATCGCCAATTAGTTTATGTTACACTTGTTCGCCTACAGAAGATTTATTGACGCTGATTCGCACAATTTCTCATGAAATGGTAGATCGTTGGTTAGGTTGGATAGATGTAGCTGAAGCTGTTCCTGAATCAATGCGAAAACTTTTGTCTGAGCGCGATTTATTTATTCGTCGTTACAGTGCTGAAAGCGATCCAGGTAACAAAAAGGCAGAGCAAATCTTAGGAAATGAATTAACAAATAAATTAGTAAAAGCTCTCTGGGGTGGCGATCGCTTTCTCACTTAA